A single Paenibacillus kribbensis DNA region contains:
- a CDS encoding DinB family protein — translation MNTTETLQRFEETVQHYLLELDSFSLEQLQYTPQEGEWSLGQMYVHLVNSALHMQLKNIEICLKPNGETGVKTEAGTAIFDLGGFPPVRIQVPPSPQYTPPQPSSKEDIVEGLQAVVRQMREVEPVLRESSEGYTVSHPRFGALNAREWFILIEMHYRHHLLQKERLKHAIAG, via the coding sequence ATGAATACAACTGAAACTTTACAGCGTTTTGAAGAAACGGTACAACACTATCTCCTTGAATTGGACAGCTTTAGCCTGGAGCAATTGCAGTATACACCGCAGGAGGGCGAATGGTCACTTGGGCAAATGTACGTTCACTTGGTAAATTCGGCCCTTCATATGCAACTTAAAAATATTGAGATTTGTCTCAAACCAAACGGGGAAACAGGGGTTAAAACAGAAGCGGGCACAGCCATTTTTGATCTGGGAGGCTTTCCGCCCGTGCGTATCCAGGTCCCGCCATCTCCGCAGTACACTCCTCCGCAACCGTCGAGCAAAGAAGACATCGTGGAGGGATTACAGGCTGTGGTGCGCCAAATGAGAGAGGTTGAACCCGTCCTCCGCGAATCTTCAGAGGGGTATACCGTCTCTCACCCCAGATTTGGTGCGTTGAATGCCAGGGAGTGGTTTATACTCATCGAAATGCATTATCGGCATCATCTTTTGCAGAAGGAGCGTTTGAAGCACGCAATAGCCGGTTAA
- a CDS encoding Crp/Fnr family transcriptional regulator, with amino-acid sequence MILHKGETLFRQGESGPLYRLQSGLLKIVRVHEDGSQILVNVIVPDEIIPHHSLISPNPYYGTAMALVTSEIEVLSQKEWYQSLEQDPAQCRAIALQLQDKLRMMQQRIDQLTEVSPAEKLRKLQRWFHSYIAPATLTDVLTQEEIGQFIGLRRETINRLLRASNAPSAKDDADNAFR; translated from the coding sequence ATGATATTACACAAAGGCGAAACCCTATTTCGACAAGGGGAATCTGGCCCTCTGTATCGGCTGCAGAGCGGCTTGTTAAAAATCGTCCGAGTCCACGAGGATGGCTCGCAAATTTTAGTCAACGTTATTGTACCCGATGAAATCATCCCGCATCACTCCCTAATCAGCCCCAATCCTTATTATGGTACAGCGATGGCGCTGGTGACCAGTGAGATTGAGGTTCTATCACAGAAGGAATGGTATCAGTCGCTAGAGCAAGACCCGGCGCAATGCCGGGCTATCGCTTTGCAACTGCAGGATAAGCTGCGCATGATGCAGCAACGAATCGACCAGCTGACCGAAGTTTCACCTGCCGAAAAGCTGCGTAAACTTCAGCGCTGGTTCCACTCCTATATTGCACCCGCCACGTTAACGGACGTGCTGACACAAGAGGAAATCGGACAATTTATCGGGCTGCGCCGGGAAACGATTAACCGGCTATTGCGTGCTTCAAACGCTCCTTCTGCAAAAGATGATGCCGATAATGCATTTCGATGA
- a CDS encoding SDR family oxidoreductase → MKHLDGKTAIVTGASRGIGRVIAEQLAELGAHVVINYASSPDKAQQVVEGIIQKGGKAIAIHADLGKMSDIEALFTNTIAEFGRLDILVNNAGLMITKPLADVTEADFDKQFALNVKGTFFACQQAMMHMENYGRIVNLSTSVIGQMFPAYSVYAGTKGAVEQFTRQLAKEFGNKHITINAVAPGPVNTELFQVGKTEQQIEGMKKMNAFGRLGEPEDIADVIEFLVSAKSQWVTGQTIRVNGGFI, encoded by the coding sequence ATGAAGCATTTGGACGGAAAAACAGCGATTGTCACCGGGGCATCGAGAGGGATTGGACGTGTCATTGCGGAGCAACTGGCGGAGCTCGGCGCTCATGTAGTCATTAATTATGCCAGCAGCCCCGATAAAGCCCAACAGGTCGTAGAAGGTATTATTCAAAAAGGCGGCAAAGCTATCGCGATCCACGCCGATCTGGGCAAGATGAGTGATATTGAAGCATTATTTACGAATACCATTGCTGAATTTGGCAGATTAGATATTCTGGTTAACAATGCCGGACTGATGATTACCAAGCCGCTTGCTGACGTGACAGAAGCCGATTTTGACAAACAATTTGCACTGAATGTAAAAGGCACCTTCTTTGCTTGCCAGCAGGCCATGATGCACATGGAGAACTACGGAAGAATCGTGAACCTGTCCACGTCCGTAATTGGACAAATGTTCCCGGCCTATAGCGTATACGCAGGCACCAAAGGCGCCGTTGAACAATTTACCCGCCAACTTGCCAAGGAGTTCGGAAATAAACATATTACGATTAATGCCGTGGCTCCCGGCCCTGTAAATACCGAGCTTTTTCAAGTAGGGAAAACCGAGCAGCAGATCGAAGGTATGAAAAAAATGAATGCATTTGGCCGTCTCGGTGAACCCGAGGATATCGCGGATGTGATTGAGTTCCTGGTCAGCGCCAAATCACAATGGGTTACCGGGCAGACGATCCGCGTCAACGGCGGATTTATCTAA
- a CDS encoding TetR/AcrR family transcriptional regulator: protein MEKTSDVLTKKQILVATEETLRRFGIAKTSVTDVAKVLGVSHGSIYRHFNSKAELLEGVTEKWLIEKIIAPLSEVYLDSSLTGAALLKRYIQTLVELKHYYARDDEEMFQMYTRVTEQRADFIEQHIDHIVKQLADIITREGITSDQPAQLARTLFHATARFHHPAHAYEWKNPKIDQEFSDVWALLEHGIS from the coding sequence ATGGAAAAAACCTCAGATGTATTGACTAAAAAACAGATTCTTGTCGCGACAGAAGAAACACTCAGGCGGTTTGGTATAGCCAAAACCTCCGTAACTGATGTTGCTAAAGTATTAGGTGTGAGTCATGGCAGCATCTACCGACATTTTAATAGCAAAGCTGAACTCCTCGAAGGTGTGACCGAAAAATGGCTGATTGAAAAGATTATCGCTCCACTGTCGGAGGTGTACCTGGATTCATCTTTAACAGGCGCAGCCCTTTTAAAACGATATATACAGACTTTAGTCGAACTCAAGCATTACTACGCCCGTGATGACGAGGAAATGTTCCAGATGTATACCCGGGTCACCGAGCAAAGGGCTGATTTCATCGAGCAGCATATAGACCATATTGTTAAGCAGCTCGCTGACATCATTACACGGGAAGGCATCACATCGGATCAGCCAGCACAACTGGCTCGTACTCTTTTCCATGCTACAGCACGTTTTCATCACCCTGCTCATGCTTACGAATGGAAGAATCCTAAAATAGATCAGGAGTTTTCGGATGTGTGGGCGCTTTTGGAACATGGAATCTCATAA
- a CDS encoding glutathione peroxidase — translation MSIYDFQATTIYGKPVEFSEYRGKVLLIVNTASKCSFSSQFADLQKLYESRKGQGFEILAFPCNQFNEKEPGSHSELQEVYQNEHGITFPLFEKTDVRGPSSLPLFQYLTQQAPFQGFDPQTKEGRFMDSFLRDKHPEIYADDGIKWNFSKFLIDRDGHVRGRFEVTTELSTIEAVIQSLI, via the coding sequence ATGTCCATTTATGATTTCCAGGCAACCACCATTTACGGGAAACCAGTTGAATTCTCAGAGTATAGAGGAAAGGTTCTGCTCATCGTAAATACAGCCAGCAAATGTAGCTTCTCCAGCCAATTTGCTGATCTGCAAAAGCTCTACGAAAGCCGGAAGGGACAAGGTTTTGAAATTCTCGCGTTTCCATGTAATCAATTCAATGAAAAAGAGCCGGGCAGCCACTCGGAATTGCAAGAAGTCTACCAAAATGAACATGGCATAACGTTCCCACTATTTGAGAAAACGGACGTCAGAGGTCCTTCTTCCCTCCCATTATTTCAGTATCTGACGCAGCAGGCACCCTTTCAAGGCTTCGATCCCCAGACCAAGGAAGGCCGATTCATGGATAGCTTTCTTCGGGATAAGCATCCAGAAATATACGCTGACGACGGGATCAAGTGGAACTTCTCCAAATTTCTGATTGATCGTGATGGTCATGTAAGAGGAAGGTTTGAAGTAACGACAGAGCTCTCTACCATAGAAGCGGTCATCCAATCGCTGATATAA
- a CDS encoding YheC/YheD family protein, with amino-acid sequence MPIGKMIQYKEMRQHPVLSSHLPETKWISNARTLRMLDEYRTVYIKPNYGSGGTGVIRAKKLGRRYEIRCGSSRRIVRSHAVRRAIRIHRRPHRRYLVQQGLRLAKYQGSIFDARVYMQKPESEWVISGITGRVAAPRKVVTNYRKGGHAAPLSKVLLKVFKHDRTKMKETLDQVIELSKMVADTIDKNHPFRELGIDLAIEKSGQIWIIEANPHPGHKLFKQLPNHKMIRNILRNKRRIQH; translated from the coding sequence GTGCCCATTGGAAAGATGATTCAATATAAGGAAATGCGACAACATCCCGTTTTAAGTTCTCATTTACCGGAGACCAAATGGATTAGCAATGCAAGAACTTTGCGTATGCTGGATGAATATCGGACGGTTTACATTAAGCCCAATTATGGAAGCGGAGGGACTGGAGTTATACGGGCCAAAAAGCTGGGGAGGAGGTATGAGATTCGGTGCGGCTCCAGCCGCAGAATTGTCAGATCCCACGCGGTGAGAAGAGCGATCAGAATCCACCGGAGGCCTCATCGTCGTTATTTGGTACAGCAAGGACTTCGGTTGGCGAAATACCAAGGTTCTATTTTTGATGCCAGAGTATATATGCAGAAGCCGGAATCAGAATGGGTCATTTCAGGAATAACCGGCCGTGTTGCCGCACCCCGAAAAGTGGTTACCAATTACCGTAAAGGAGGACATGCGGCACCGTTGTCCAAAGTACTTTTAAAGGTCTTTAAACATGACAGAACGAAAATGAAAGAGACTCTGGATCAGGTTATCGAACTTTCTAAAATGGTTGCCGACACGATAGATAAAAATCATCCGTTTCGCGAGTTGGGTATTGATCTTGCTATTGAGAAGAGTGGTCAAATCTGGATTATCGAGGCTAATCCGCACCCCGGGCATAAGTTGTTCAAGCAGCTCCCCAATCATAAGATGATTCGCAATATTTTGAGAAACAAACGTCGGATTCAGCATTAG
- a CDS encoding AraC family transcriptional regulator — translation MRLEWLLRIKNALDLMEERMQQPLDIDEIAKAAYSSPFHFQRMFYMLTGVTVAEYMRKRRLTLAAQELSLSTTKVLDVAFKYGYDSPESFSKAFRKVHGISPTEARSPGVNLKAFPRITFHLSLKGDQEMDYKIVEKAAFTVIGKSIQVTTKNGENMREIPKFWDQLNADGTSDRIHALGTGDDILGICLDMKHGEETFSYLIAAEGSEDVAASSGLEARTIPAATWAVFTSIGPMPHSIQKVWQRIFQEWFPASNYEHSGGPELEVYTMGDSRAEDYRCEVWIPIMKK, via the coding sequence ATACGGTTGGAATGGTTGCTTCGGATCAAGAACGCGCTCGATCTGATGGAAGAAAGGATGCAGCAGCCCCTGGATATCGATGAAATTGCAAAAGCGGCCTACTCGTCCCCCTTTCATTTTCAACGGATGTTCTATATGCTGACCGGTGTCACGGTAGCAGAATATATGCGCAAACGTCGATTGACCCTGGCTGCTCAGGAATTGAGTCTTTCTACCACCAAAGTGCTGGATGTTGCGTTCAAATACGGGTATGATTCCCCCGAATCTTTTTCTAAAGCGTTCCGCAAGGTACACGGTATTTCTCCCACTGAGGCCAGAAGCCCAGGGGTTAACCTGAAAGCCTTCCCACGCATCACCTTCCATCTATCGTTGAAGGGAGATCAGGAAATGGATTACAAAATTGTAGAGAAAGCGGCCTTTACGGTCATTGGCAAGTCCATTCAAGTCACCACTAAAAACGGTGAAAATATGCGAGAAATTCCGAAATTCTGGGACCAGCTTAACGCAGATGGCACATCTGACCGCATTCATGCCCTGGGAACAGGCGACGATATACTCGGGATATGTCTGGACATGAAGCACGGAGAGGAGACGTTTAGCTACCTGATTGCCGCAGAAGGCAGTGAGGATGTAGCAGCCTCTAGCGGACTAGAAGCCAGAACCATTCCGGCTGCAACCTGGGCTGTATTTACCTCTATCGGCCCTATGCCTCACTCGATTCAAAAGGTATGGCAAAGAATTTTCCAGGAATGGTTCCCTGCCAGCAACTATGAGCATTCAGGCGGCCCCGAGCTGGAAGTCTATACCATGGGGGATTCCCGTGCAGAGGATTACCGCTGCGAGGTTTGGATTCCGATTATGAAAAAGTAA
- the rlmN gene encoding 23S rRNA (adenine(2503)-C(2))-methyltransferase RlmN: MKKESIYGLTLDQLTAWLMEHGHKKSRALQVWDALYRKRITDFAAMTEVHENCVRLLEEHFSIETLEEHVKQQSADGTVKFLFRLQDGNLIETVLMSHKFGLSVCVTTQVGCNIGCSFCASGLLKKSRDLSSGEIVEQIMKVQLYLDKERPGDRVSHVVVMGIGEPFDNFVNLSDFIRVIKDHKGLAIGPRHITVSTSGLADKIIEFADSDLHVNLAISLHAPNNEIRTRIMKINRAIPIEKLMQAIDYYLDKTNRRITLEYILLKDVNDGKEHALELAELVGHRRNLANVNLIPYNPVDEHSQYQRSESESITGFYDVLKKQGISCSVRLEHGVDIDAACGQLRSKQIRKDAQGSRNSEREAIS; this comes from the coding sequence ATGAAAAAGGAATCCATTTATGGATTAACGCTAGACCAATTGACAGCATGGCTCATGGAGCATGGACATAAGAAATCTCGTGCGTTGCAGGTATGGGACGCATTGTACCGGAAGCGGATTACCGATTTTGCAGCGATGACGGAGGTTCATGAGAACTGCGTTCGCCTGCTGGAAGAGCATTTTTCCATAGAAACATTGGAAGAGCATGTGAAGCAGCAGTCGGCGGACGGGACAGTCAAGTTTTTGTTCCGGCTGCAGGATGGTAATTTGATAGAGACTGTATTGATGAGTCATAAGTTTGGACTGTCTGTATGTGTGACGACACAGGTGGGCTGTAACATTGGATGCAGCTTCTGTGCGAGCGGATTGTTGAAGAAGAGCCGTGACCTGTCCAGCGGTGAAATTGTAGAGCAAATCATGAAGGTGCAGCTGTATCTGGACAAGGAACGTCCGGGCGATCGGGTCAGTCACGTCGTTGTGATGGGGATTGGTGAGCCGTTTGATAACTTCGTGAACCTGTCCGACTTTATCCGGGTCATTAAGGATCATAAAGGGCTGGCGATTGGCCCACGGCATATTACCGTATCCACCAGTGGACTTGCCGATAAAATCATTGAATTTGCAGATTCCGATCTGCATGTCAATTTGGCGATTTCTCTCCATGCGCCGAATAACGAGATTCGTACCCGTATTATGAAGATCAACCGGGCGATTCCGATTGAGAAGCTCATGCAGGCGATTGATTATTATCTGGACAAAACGAACCGTCGAATCACGCTGGAATACATTTTGCTGAAGGACGTTAATGATGGTAAAGAGCATGCGCTGGAACTGGCTGAGCTGGTAGGCCACCGTCGCAATTTGGCAAATGTAAACCTGATTCCGTACAATCCGGTGGATGAGCATAGCCAATACCAGCGGAGTGAGTCGGAATCCATTACCGGCTTCTATGATGTATTGAAAAAGCAGGGCATTAGCTGTAGTGTTCGGCTGGAGCATGGAGTCGACATTGACGCAGCCTGCGGACAGCTGCGCAGCAAGCAAATTCGCAAGGATGCCCAAGGCAGTCGCAATTCGGAACGCGAAGCCATTAGTTAA
- a CDS encoding dihydroorotate dehydrogenase electron transfer subunit has protein sequence MANVISNVALVPGIYVMKIEGNFRGRMGQFYMLRSGRNYPLLPRPISIYDIGEDYISFLYRVVGEGTSLFSQLQPGQEIQLEGPFGNGFPQVEGSLALVGGGMGTAPLLLAAKHYPHAHVYLGFVQQAFGVEAFEAVAASVQVKVGGSIIEQVDPAHYVNMFSCGPTPMLQALAMKTEGTSSRLYISTERHMACGIGACLGCTMRTREGNRRVCKEGPVFPVEEVEFDDLHGV, from the coding sequence ATGGCTAACGTAATTTCGAATGTGGCGCTTGTTCCGGGCATCTATGTGATGAAAATTGAGGGCAATTTTAGAGGAAGAATGGGGCAGTTCTACATGCTGCGCAGCGGGAGGAATTATCCACTGTTACCCAGACCTATTAGCATTTATGATATCGGGGAAGATTACATTTCCTTTTTATACCGGGTTGTTGGAGAGGGGACAAGCCTGTTTTCCCAGCTACAGCCGGGTCAGGAGATTCAGCTGGAAGGGCCGTTCGGCAATGGTTTTCCGCAGGTGGAGGGAAGCCTGGCTTTAGTTGGCGGTGGAATGGGGACAGCTCCATTGCTGCTGGCTGCGAAGCATTATCCGCATGCGCACGTTTATCTGGGGTTTGTACAGCAAGCCTTCGGGGTTGAGGCATTCGAAGCTGTGGCGGCATCTGTGCAAGTCAAGGTCGGAGGAAGCATCATTGAACAGGTCGATCCGGCTCACTACGTGAATATGTTTTCCTGCGGGCCGACTCCAATGCTACAAGCGCTCGCGATGAAAACAGAGGGGACATCGTCCCGTTTATATATTTCAACAGAAAGACACATGGCCTGTGGCATTGGTGCATGTTTGGGCTGTACGATGCGTACCCGTGAAGGCAATCGCAGGGTATGTAAGGAAGGGCCTGTATTCCCGGTAGAGGAGGTGGAGTTTGATGATCTCCATGGCGTGTAA
- a CDS encoding dihydroorotate dehydrogenase has translation MISMACNIAGVAFKNPIIMASGTFGFGREYAEFYSPELLGGIVGKGLTLHPKAGNMGSRIHETASGMLNSVGLENPGVAAFLKDELDDMTRWNTAVIANVGGSNLEEYVQAAAMITENAQKRRTMNRRGVDMLELNISCPNVKQGGMQFGIQTEVARDVVRQVRNVTALPLVVKLSPNAENITQMAVMCEEEGADGVSLINTFSAMKIDIRRRRSVFANTYAGLSGPAIKPIALRMVHQVAQAVSIPVIGMGGISSVEDIIEFIMAGAAAIQVGTYNFVHLHAGSELVYGLEQWMQREKVQSLDEIRGIL, from the coding sequence ATGATCTCCATGGCGTGTAATATTGCGGGTGTAGCGTTCAAGAACCCGATCATTATGGCTTCCGGTACGTTTGGCTTTGGACGTGAATATGCCGAATTTTATTCTCCTGAATTATTGGGCGGCATCGTCGGCAAGGGACTGACCCTTCATCCGAAGGCTGGCAATATGGGATCACGAATACATGAGACAGCATCCGGCATGCTCAATAGTGTGGGGCTGGAGAATCCGGGGGTTGCCGCCTTTTTGAAGGATGAGCTGGATGATATGACTCGCTGGAACACGGCTGTTATTGCCAACGTGGGCGGCTCCAATCTGGAGGAATACGTTCAGGCTGCAGCTATGATTACGGAAAATGCACAGAAACGCCGCACGATGAATCGCAGGGGCGTCGATATGCTGGAATTGAATATTTCATGTCCCAACGTCAAGCAGGGCGGGATGCAATTCGGCATCCAGACGGAGGTGGCGCGGGATGTCGTGCGGCAGGTGCGCAACGTTACGGCGCTTCCACTGGTCGTCAAGCTGTCTCCCAATGCAGAGAACATTACACAGATGGCGGTTATGTGCGAGGAAGAAGGCGCGGACGGGGTTTCGCTGATCAATACATTTTCTGCGATGAAAATTGATATACGTCGGCGCCGGAGTGTCTTCGCCAACACGTATGCAGGTCTTTCCGGCCCGGCTATCAAGCCGATTGCCTTACGCATGGTTCATCAGGTGGCGCAGGCGGTGTCGATTCCGGTGATCGGGATGGGCGGCATCAGTTCTGTGGAGGACATTATTGAATTCATCATGGCAGGGGCAGCGGCAATCCAGGTGGGAACGTATAATTTTGTCCACCTACACGCAGGGTCTGAGCTTGTATATGGTCTTGAACAATGGATGCAGCGGGAAAAGGTGCAGTCGTTGGATGAGATACGAGGAATCCTGTGA
- a CDS encoding ATP-binding protein: MRKKLVMGLRLKGKSKPRRQFKVSLQFMIIILVVLVIIISLIISLLLIRSFVIDKHFDNTKEKLSGIAKVIASDSDVIRNVEQGVPVKQIQDYSLRVMNNVNVDFVVILNRDLIRLSHPNETMVGKPFSDLNDARRTLSGQGHFSENIGILGKGYRYFAPIFNKQNEIIGIVCVGLTMRTLNHDLMQAQYTIFGGLMLGLFSGVLGAIFLAQKIKTILFGLEPQEIAAQLREKEIIENEVAEGIIAISADKKIMLMNKEAQAKYQLANQDMKAPIGEQVDTSFYNVLFKRVFDDKKKIKDRSFYVNGIEVIATVTPIYVDNEFFGAVATLRDQSEMIHLSNQLSGTKYYINSLRGQTHEFMNKMHVISGLIEMRQYAEVSQYIQQLNHRYQNEVGFLTERIKVPALAGFIMGKINEAREQNIAVLLEESSDVSNVEMQDIVHNVIHILGNFMDNAIDSILQKNQPGRIELKLNYECEGNVFILKVKDNGMGIDSEMQKRIFQHGFSTKGEDRGYGLNLVKTMVDKHQGIIEIDSQPGLGTSIYVELPCILEVTNE; this comes from the coding sequence TTGAGAAAGAAGCTGGTGATGGGGTTGCGGTTAAAAGGTAAGTCGAAACCGAGACGACAGTTCAAAGTTTCGCTACAGTTCATGATTATTATTTTGGTTGTTTTAGTTATCATTATTTCCTTAATTATATCCTTGCTTCTTATTCGTAGTTTCGTAATTGACAAGCATTTTGATAATACGAAGGAAAAACTTTCGGGTATTGCCAAGGTGATTGCAAGTGACAGCGATGTTATTCGAAATGTCGAGCAGGGAGTTCCTGTGAAGCAGATTCAGGACTATTCGCTTCGCGTAATGAATAACGTGAATGTGGATTTTGTTGTCATTCTGAACCGCGATTTAATTCGGCTGTCCCATCCCAATGAAACGATGGTTGGCAAACCGTTCTCTGATTTGAATGATGCCAGAAGAACGCTATCCGGCCAGGGGCACTTTTCTGAGAATATAGGTATTTTGGGCAAAGGTTACCGATACTTTGCGCCGATATTTAATAAACAGAATGAGATCATTGGCATTGTATGTGTAGGACTGACCATGAGAACCCTAAATCATGATTTGATGCAGGCGCAGTATACCATTTTTGGAGGACTGATGCTGGGGCTCTTTAGTGGAGTTCTGGGCGCGATCTTTTTGGCTCAAAAAATCAAAACGATTTTATTTGGGCTTGAACCGCAAGAGATAGCAGCACAATTACGCGAAAAAGAAATTATTGAAAATGAGGTCGCTGAAGGAATTATAGCCATTTCGGCTGACAAGAAAATTATGCTCATGAACAAGGAAGCTCAGGCCAAGTATCAACTGGCAAACCAGGATATGAAGGCCCCGATTGGCGAGCAGGTAGATACCAGCTTTTATAATGTGCTCTTCAAGAGAGTGTTTGATGACAAGAAGAAGATCAAGGATCGCTCATTTTATGTGAATGGTATAGAAGTCATTGCGACAGTAACACCTATATATGTTGACAATGAGTTTTTTGGGGCAGTTGCAACGCTGCGCGACCAATCCGAGATGATTCATCTTAGCAACCAGTTAAGTGGTACCAAATATTATATTAACTCCCTTCGCGGACAGACTCATGAATTTATGAACAAAATGCATGTGATATCCGGACTGATTGAGATGAGGCAATATGCAGAGGTCAGTCAGTATATTCAGCAGCTAAATCACCGGTATCAAAATGAGGTAGGCTTTCTGACCGAGAGAATTAAAGTTCCGGCATTAGCAGGTTTTATTATGGGTAAGATCAACGAAGCACGAGAACAGAATATTGCGGTTCTTCTTGAAGAAAGCTCAGATGTCTCTAATGTAGAGATGCAGGACATTGTTCATAATGTCATCCACATACTGGGCAATTTTATGGACAATGCAATAGACTCGATCTTACAAAAAAATCAGCCCGGTAGAATTGAGTTGAAATTGAACTATGAGTGTGAAGGAAATGTGTTCATTCTGAAAGTGAAAGATAACGGTATGGGGATTGATTCTGAGATGCAAAAAAGAATATTCCAGCATGGCTTCTCAACCAAAGGAGAAGACAGAGGTTACGGCTTGAATCTGGTTAAAACCATGGTGGACAAGCATCAGGGCATCATTGAGATTGACAGCCAACCTGGCCTGGGAACAAGTATTTATGTAGAGTTGCCCTGTATATTGGAGGTGACAAATGAATGA
- a CDS encoding response regulator, translated as MKVLIVEDDPMVAELNQQFIERMDNLDVVCKVDTVKKAQDCLQKWTPDLVLLDVYLPGKSGLTLLSHMQEHQYHASVILITAAKDIQTVKEAVFYGVADYLIKPFTFERFKLAVEKIQRLATVMEEGNGINQAVIDHYFNKEEHTGMEKKEPPEHPSQNLSKNLSKNLSKLTMTTILKSIKELNGPFSVETLAREVDLSRITVKKYIQFLVDDGFLIESIEYHKVGRPLMLYQLNPNLNEPPFPL; from the coding sequence ATGAAAGTTCTGATTGTTGAGGATGATCCGATGGTGGCTGAGCTCAATCAACAGTTTATTGAGCGCATGGACAACCTGGATGTGGTATGCAAGGTGGATACCGTCAAGAAAGCACAGGATTGTCTTCAAAAATGGACACCGGATCTGGTATTGCTGGACGTTTATTTACCCGGAAAAAGCGGATTAACTTTATTATCACATATGCAGGAGCATCAGTATCATGCGTCCGTTATTTTAATTACGGCTGCAAAAGATATTCAAACGGTGAAGGAAGCTGTTTTTTATGGAGTTGCGGACTATTTAATTAAACCCTTTACATTCGAACGATTTAAGCTGGCTGTTGAGAAAATCCAGCGTTTGGCCACGGTGATGGAGGAAGGGAACGGAATTAATCAAGCTGTCATTGATCATTATTTTAATAAAGAAGAGCATACGGGTATGGAGAAGAAAGAACCTCCTGAACATCCATCCCAAAATCTATCGAAAAACCTGTCCAAAAATTTGTCCAAACTGACCATGACCACGATACTGAAGAGCATCAAAGAGCTGAACGGACCATTTTCCGTCGAAACCTTAGCCAGAGAAGTGGACTTGTCCCGTATTACGGTGAAAAAATATATTCAGTTCCTGGTGGATGATGGATTCCTGATTGAATCCATAGAATACCACAAGGTTGGCAGGCCGCTAATGCTTTATCAGTTGAATCCAAATTTAAATGAACCGCCATTTCCATTGTAA